One part of the Streptomyces sp. NBC_00286 genome encodes these proteins:
- a CDS encoding NEW3 domain-containing protein has protein sequence MRVTSVESTELFVGTAEQPRQVVAVELSHLPGRTVRLTVEGPGVTGETEATTAEDGTVRAEIPVATDLPVGDRREITITANDGDQGDQLAHHTAEFTVAEPGWTMFMVSHFHYDPVWWNTQAAYTETWDVADDPASTGLPARTFDSRGQSGMSLVRAHCDLARRDPAYTFVLAEVDYLKPYWDAFPEERAFLRELIRTGRVEIMGGTYNEPNTNLTGAEATVRNAVYGDGFQRAVMGASPETAWQLDAFGHDPQFPGLMADAGLSSSSWARGPFHQWGPTLSVFGEEPRDPNRMQFPAEFSWIAPSGRGLLTAYMVNHYGAGWAIDNAPTLPKAEQAAYKLFKGLKQVALTRNALLPVGGDYAPPCRWVMDIHRDWNARYVWPRFISAIPREFFAAVRTQLDEEGRKASPQTRDMNPVYTGKDVSYIDTKQAQRYGEALLADAEAWATLASMVTGHPYPDAALDKAWRQLIYGAHHDAITGSESDQVYVDLLTGWRELYDLAGTVHADATDALARRVAQLPGGTPDLVVFNAATRERRDVLTVADPGLVPLDDTGLPLPAVRDDDGQLRVVVPQVPGMGLRALPLAEGSVAGWTPGEGTTIGNEFYEVTVDPSRGGGVSRLRAMAEGGRDLLRAGDIGNELVVQEEYPRHPRFGEGPWHLTPTGTTVARSGEVTADVQVEHSPAGSRVTVTADLGLFRYTQRLCLWKGIARLDVSTTIDGYDGADRLIRVRWPSDVRGGLPVHEVADAVIGRGFGFVDVDSEQFPWTLDNPANTWFGLGSTARTELRDDAGALLGHRSIGVAELIYGSWDEAGELGAPLAAALVRAGVTATSTIADGPRYGDLEVDSNLPDIRIAVGAPDRNAVVAEALGWDPAAGRELRRQLAERGVAVVWVAPRAGLREEWVPGADLRDLERLPLLVVAGARPEDDAKAVAELVADLEDATVRATAVGGGEALPPGDAWDGRSFAIFNRGTPGCVVTSSGDLYMSLMRSCTGWPSGIWIDPPRRTAPDGSSFQLQRWSHTFEYAVMGGEGDWRELQLPQAGHEFNHPLTARLRTAPDQAADDPVLPRRTALLALEPEGRVLLDALKPLGSPLARGSVAPADPARGIAVRMHEVSGRPVRARVRGPVPWTGGSRADVLETPGEPLVPEDGALGVGLTGFEVATVLATPEASATGPGPSATADPASASSGSPGTTQGPGIAAYEPAQPVPTRYWLHNSGPAPRGNMPVTVYVSPSALTVDGRRPVTATVRIASELTDAPVSGEVTLHVPPGWLAEPARLPYALGPGGFTLAECTVTPAPGAVPGRHWLAARLSYGGQVYEDVVALDVPGEVREGEQDGRTGPTLVSRLGVERVRVRRGERARVPVSVRNTTRGPITGTLWAVSSWGTWPGVGPGCQGLTVAPGEQAECAIEVDGGAVPPGSYWLLAKVAWHGQVAYTEAVPLEVTL, from the coding sequence ATGCGCGTCACCTCTGTCGAGTCGACCGAGCTCTTCGTCGGAACCGCCGAGCAGCCGCGCCAGGTGGTTGCCGTCGAGCTGAGCCACCTCCCCGGCCGAACCGTCCGCCTCACCGTCGAGGGCCCCGGCGTGACCGGCGAGACCGAGGCCACCACCGCCGAGGACGGCACCGTACGCGCCGAGATCCCCGTCGCCACCGATCTCCCTGTCGGCGACCGTCGCGAGATCACCATCACAGCCAACGACGGAGACCAGGGAGACCAACTCGCCCACCACACCGCCGAGTTCACCGTCGCCGAACCCGGCTGGACCATGTTCATGGTCAGCCACTTCCACTACGACCCCGTCTGGTGGAACACCCAGGCCGCGTACACCGAGACCTGGGACGTCGCCGACGACCCCGCCTCCACCGGCCTACCGGCGCGCACCTTCGACTCGCGCGGCCAGTCCGGCATGAGTCTCGTCCGCGCACACTGCGATCTGGCGCGGCGCGATCCGGCGTACACCTTCGTGCTCGCGGAGGTCGACTACCTCAAGCCGTACTGGGACGCCTTCCCGGAGGAGCGCGCCTTTCTCCGCGAACTGATCCGCACCGGCCGCGTCGAGATCATGGGCGGTACGTACAACGAGCCCAACACCAACCTCACCGGCGCCGAAGCAACCGTACGCAACGCCGTGTACGGCGACGGCTTCCAGCGAGCCGTCATGGGCGCGTCCCCCGAAACCGCCTGGCAGTTGGACGCCTTCGGGCACGATCCCCAGTTCCCGGGACTGATGGCGGACGCGGGGCTGAGCTCCAGCTCATGGGCGCGCGGGCCCTTCCACCAGTGGGGGCCGACGCTGTCCGTGTTCGGGGAGGAGCCGAGGGATCCGAACCGGATGCAGTTCCCGGCGGAGTTCTCCTGGATCGCTCCTTCGGGGCGCGGCCTGCTGACCGCGTACATGGTCAACCACTACGGGGCGGGCTGGGCGATCGACAACGCGCCCACGCTCCCGAAGGCCGAGCAGGCCGCGTACAAGCTGTTCAAAGGGCTCAAGCAAGTCGCGCTCACGCGCAATGCGCTGCTGCCGGTCGGCGGAGACTACGCGCCGCCCTGCCGCTGGGTGATGGACATCCACCGGGACTGGAACGCCCGTTACGTCTGGCCCCGCTTCATCAGCGCGATCCCGAGGGAATTCTTCGCCGCCGTACGGACGCAGCTCGACGAGGAAGGCCGCAAGGCCTCCCCGCAGACGCGGGACATGAACCCCGTCTACACAGGCAAGGACGTCTCGTACATCGACACCAAGCAGGCGCAGCGGTACGGGGAGGCCCTGCTCGCCGACGCGGAGGCGTGGGCGACGCTCGCCTCGATGGTCACCGGGCATCCGTATCCGGACGCGGCGCTCGACAAGGCGTGGCGGCAACTGATCTACGGCGCGCATCACGACGCCATCACCGGTTCCGAGTCCGACCAGGTTTATGTCGATCTGCTGACGGGCTGGCGGGAGTTGTACGACCTGGCCGGCACGGTGCACGCCGACGCGACCGACGCCCTGGCCCGACGAGTCGCCCAACTCCCCGGCGGCACCCCGGACTTGGTCGTCTTCAACGCCGCCACCCGCGAGCGGCGGGACGTTCTCACCGTGGCCGACCCGGGTCTCGTACCGCTCGACGACACCGGTCTGCCGCTACCCGCCGTACGCGACGACGACGGCCAACTCCGCGTGGTCGTACCGCAGGTGCCGGGCATGGGCCTGCGCGCCCTGCCGCTCGCCGAGGGCTCCGTGGCGGGGTGGACGCCGGGCGAAGGGACAACCATCGGCAACGAGTTCTACGAGGTGACCGTCGACCCGTCGCGCGGCGGGGGCGTCAGCCGGTTGCGCGCCATGGCGGAGGGCGGCCGCGACCTGCTGCGCGCCGGGGACATCGGCAACGAGCTGGTCGTACAGGAGGAGTACCCGAGGCATCCACGTTTCGGCGAGGGCCCCTGGCATCTCACGCCGACCGGCACGACCGTCGCCCGCAGCGGCGAGGTGACCGCGGACGTACAGGTCGAGCACTCCCCTGCCGGATCGCGTGTCACCGTCACCGCTGACCTCGGCCTCTTCCGCTACACCCAGCGGCTGTGCTTGTGGAAGGGGATCGCGCGGCTGGACGTGTCCACCACCATCGACGGTTACGACGGCGCCGACCGGCTCATCCGGGTGCGGTGGCCGTCGGACGTACGGGGCGGGCTGCCGGTACATGAGGTGGCGGATGCGGTGATCGGGCGCGGGTTCGGATTCGTGGACGTCGACAGCGAGCAGTTCCCCTGGACCTTGGACAACCCGGCCAACACGTGGTTCGGGCTTGGCTCCACCGCGCGGACCGAACTCCGGGACGACGCGGGCGCGTTGCTCGGGCACCGGTCGATCGGGGTCGCCGAGTTGATCTACGGTTCCTGGGACGAGGCCGGCGAGCTCGGGGCTCCGCTCGCGGCGGCCCTCGTCCGCGCGGGCGTCACGGCGACCTCGACGATCGCGGACGGTCCTCGGTACGGCGACCTGGAGGTGGACTCCAACCTCCCCGACATCCGTATCGCCGTCGGCGCCCCCGACCGCAACGCTGTGGTCGCCGAGGCGCTGGGCTGGGACCCCGCCGCCGGGCGCGAACTGCGGCGCCAACTGGCCGAGCGAGGTGTGGCGGTCGTGTGGGTCGCACCGCGCGCGGGGCTGCGCGAGGAGTGGGTGCCGGGGGCGGACCTCCGTGACCTGGAGCGGCTGCCGCTGCTCGTGGTGGCGGGCGCCCGCCCGGAGGACGACGCGAAGGCGGTCGCCGAGCTGGTGGCGGACCTGGAGGACGCGACGGTACGGGCCACCGCGGTCGGCGGTGGAGAGGCCCTGCCACCGGGTGACGCCTGGGACGGCCGCAGCTTCGCCATCTTCAACCGGGGCACGCCGGGCTGCGTGGTCACTTCCTCCGGCGACCTCTACATGTCCCTGATGCGCTCCTGCACCGGCTGGCCCTCGGGCATCTGGATCGACCCTCCGCGCCGTACCGCCCCCGACGGCTCGTCCTTCCAGCTCCAGCGCTGGTCCCACACCTTCGAGTACGCGGTGATGGGCGGCGAGGGCGACTGGCGCGAACTCCAACTCCCGCAGGCGGGGCATGAGTTCAACCATCCGCTGACGGCACGGTTGCGCACGGCCCCAGACCAGGCAGCGGACGACCCCGTACTGCCGAGGCGGACGGCTCTGCTGGCGCTCGAGCCGGAGGGCCGGGTACTCCTCGACGCCCTTAAGCCACTCGGCTCGCCTCTGGCTCGCGGCAGTGTGGCACCGGCCGACCCGGCGCGGGGCATCGCGGTGCGCATGCACGAGGTGTCGGGCCGGCCGGTGCGGGCGCGGGTGCGCGGGCCGGTGCCTTGGACGGGGGGCTCGCGGGCCGATGTCCTGGAGACGCCGGGGGAGCCGCTGGTCCCGGAGGACGGTGCGCTCGGCGTGGGGCTGACCGGGTTCGAGGTCGCGACGGTGCTGGCGACGCCCGAAGCCTCGGCGACCGGGCCCGGCCCGTCGGCAACAGCGGACCCCGCCTCAGCCAGCTCGGGCTCCCCCGGTACGACGCAGGGGCCCGGGATCGCCGCGTACGAACCCGCCCAGCCCGTCCCCACCCGGTACTGGCTGCACAACTCCGGCCCCGCGCCGCGCGGGAACATGCCCGTGACCGTGTACGTCTCGCCGAGCGCACTCACCGTCGACGGGCGGCGGCCCGTCACCGCGACCGTGCGGATCGCCTCGGAACTCACCGACGCACCGGTGTCGGGCGAGGTGACCCTGCACGTACCGCCCGGCTGGCTCGCCGAGCCCGCCCGACTGCCGTACGCACTGGGCCCCGGCGGCTTCACCCTCGCCGAGTGCACGGTGACGCCCGCCCCCGGTGCCGTACCCGGGCGGCACTGGCTCGCGGCGCGGCTGTCGTACGGCGGGCAGGTGTACGAGGATGTCGTGGCCCTCGATGTGCCGGGCGAGGTCCGGGAGGGCGAGCAGGATGGGCGTACCGGCCCAACTCTCGTGTCACGGTTGGGAGTTGAGCGAGTCCGGGTGCGCAGGGGTGAGCGGGCGCGGGTTCCGGTGAGCGTGCGCAACACGACCCGTGGTCCGATCACTGGCACCCTGTGGGCCGTTTCCTCGTGGGGCACCTGGCCCGGGGTGGGACCTGGTTGCCAGGGGTTGACGGTCGCGCCCGGGGAGCAGGCGGAGTGCGCCATCGAGGTGGACGGCGGGGCGGTGCCACCGGGCTCGTACTGGCTGCTGGCGAAGGTGGCTTGGCACGGGCAGGTCGCTTACACCGAGGCGGTTCCGCTGGAGGTGACGCTGTGA
- a CDS encoding peptidyl-prolyl cis-trans isomerase, producing the protein MTHGHLPEGVAALVGGEAIATARVDALLRAIPPRDEVPGPDAANGADKVRCDTEPHQGRGEPRDQPQAARRSQTALAERQRRRWATQVVVADELAHRACAERGLTPPARAEPHTLAVDEADVADLGSIVAVVLAYSPAARTLLAHLTDEQNLPEAAVRDYYDRNRDRFLTQDALRRGVDPFSGAAPADFLPYTDVRDGIAHGLRQAAGRRAFFAWLDRARADVVYAVGHEHPGDPSHPDHEHRH; encoded by the coding sequence GTGACGCATGGGCACTTGCCGGAGGGGGTCGCGGCGTTGGTGGGGGGCGAGGCGATCGCTACGGCGCGGGTGGACGCGCTGCTGAGAGCAATACCTCCGCGCGACGAGGTGCCCGGTCCGGATGCAGCGAACGGCGCAGACAAAGTCCGGTGCGACACAGAGCCCCATCAGGGGCGCGGGGAACCGCGCGACCAGCCACAGGCGGCCCGCAGGTCTCAAACCGCCCTCGCCGAGCGGCAGCGCCGCCGCTGGGCCACCCAAGTCGTCGTAGCCGACGAACTAGCCCACCGCGCCTGCGCCGAGCGCGGACTCACTCCCCCCGCCCGGGCGGAGCCCCACACGCTCGCCGTAGACGAAGCCGACGTCGCCGACCTCGGCAGCATCGTCGCAGTCGTACTCGCCTACTCCCCCGCCGCCCGCACCCTCCTGGCCCACCTCACAGACGAGCAGAACCTCCCCGAAGCAGCCGTACGTGACTACTACGACCGCAACCGGGACCGCTTCCTCACCCAGGACGCCCTACGGCGAGGAGTCGACCCCTTCAGCGGCGCGGCCCCGGCCGACTTCCTCCCGTACACGGACGTACGGGACGGCATCGCCCACGGGTTGCGCCAGGCGGCCGGCCGCCGCGCCTTCTTCGCCTGGCTGGACCGGGCCCGCGCCGATGTCGTCTACGCCGTCGGCCACGAACACCCCGGCGACCCATCACACCCGGACCACGAGCACCGCCACTGA
- a CDS encoding extracellular solute-binding protein, with protein MRARRLTGSVAAIVVLSLTAAGCGLGGSDGGEATAGGCKVDEGNVGSGELTGDVKGDITFQTTNVKKDFGDYFNGVIKAFEKANPDTKIKWIDDPGDAEFTQRLVADAQACTLPDVVNINVNTAIALTKNGYLLNLDEKAPDAGKPFTDAMWKSATYADAEGSKVHSVLPWYSGGILQTFNTELMEKAGLDPAKPATTVLGLFADAEKVAKASDGDYYAFLANPQLRIPADWQQMGIEVKSADGKKFTFADDPKTVQWVEAMTSLYKAGGMPRDSLSSTQDPANVYGQGKLVYGPTNPNFLRFIQQNNPTVYEKTGVAPFMLDALGHTVGAPQYVGVASTSKNASTALAFAQFLTNAENQLKWAKDPNVVIFPSTTESLKDPFFQKVEGTDPFAEARKIVANDRETATADEIALTPGELNAISAQIQLAMQGKKSAQDALDEAQSKSNELIEQGS; from the coding sequence ATGCGTGCGAGAAGACTGACCGGATCCGTGGCGGCAATCGTCGTACTGTCCCTGACGGCCGCCGGCTGCGGCCTCGGCGGCTCGGACGGCGGCGAGGCCACCGCCGGCGGCTGCAAGGTCGACGAGGGCAATGTCGGTTCGGGGGAGCTCACCGGCGACGTCAAGGGCGACATCACCTTCCAGACGACCAACGTGAAGAAGGACTTCGGGGACTACTTCAACGGCGTCATCAAGGCCTTCGAGAAGGCCAACCCGGACACGAAGATCAAGTGGATCGACGATCCGGGCGACGCCGAGTTCACCCAGCGCCTGGTCGCGGACGCCCAGGCCTGCACCCTGCCGGACGTGGTGAACATCAACGTCAACACGGCGATCGCGCTGACGAAGAACGGCTACCTGCTCAACCTGGACGAGAAGGCGCCGGACGCGGGCAAGCCGTTCACGGACGCGATGTGGAAGTCCGCCACGTACGCCGACGCCGAGGGCAGCAAGGTGCACAGCGTGCTGCCCTGGTACTCCGGCGGCATTCTGCAGACCTTCAACACCGAGCTGATGGAGAAGGCGGGCCTGGACCCGGCCAAGCCCGCGACCACGGTCCTCGGCCTGTTCGCCGACGCCGAGAAGGTCGCCAAGGCCTCCGACGGCGACTACTACGCCTTCCTCGCCAACCCGCAGCTGCGCATCCCCGCCGACTGGCAGCAGATGGGCATCGAGGTGAAGTCGGCCGACGGCAAGAAGTTCACCTTCGCCGACGACCCGAAGACCGTGCAGTGGGTCGAGGCCATGACCAGCCTCTACAAAGCCGGCGGAATGCCCAGGGACTCTCTGTCCTCCACCCAGGACCCGGCCAACGTCTACGGCCAGGGCAAGCTGGTCTACGGCCCCACCAACCCCAACTTCCTGCGCTTCATCCAGCAGAACAACCCGACCGTCTACGAGAAGACCGGCGTCGCCCCCTTCATGCTGGACGCACTCGGCCATACCGTCGGCGCCCCGCAGTACGTCGGTGTCGCCTCCACCAGCAAGAACGCCTCGACCGCGCTGGCCTTCGCACAGTTCCTGACGAACGCCGAGAACCAGCTGAAGTGGGCGAAGGACCCGAACGTCGTCATCTTCCCCTCCACCACCGAGTCGCTGAAGGACCCCTTCTTCCAGAAGGTCGAGGGCACCGACCCCTTCGCCGAGGCCCGGAAGATCGTCGCCAATGACCGCGAGACCGCCACGGCCGACGAAATCGCCCTCACACCGGGTGAGTTGAACGCCATCTCGGCCCAGATACAACTGGCGATGCAGGGCAAGAAGAGCGCCCAGGACGCCCTCGACGAGGCCCAGTCCAAGTCCAACGAGCTGATCGAGCAGGGCAGCTGA
- a CDS encoding carbohydrate ABC transporter permease — MAVRPLRTLDKAPAPTSPGAGAPRPGASPAPPPPGPLRRVLRSVTPGPAPDAGGAALYRKWWLPWLWMAPAVVGVTVFGVWPFLNTLILSFTDAKPLGGAAGFVGLENYTRMFGDSDFWLATRNSVLYAVIVVPLMVLLPLMLAVLVEKNLPGIGFFRSAFYTPVLASSVVVGLSWQWLLSDQGLVNTWLQKGHLIKEAIPFLSDSWLILLSAMGLTLWKGLGWYMIFYLAALGNVPKELHEAAAVDGAGAVRRFWHVTMPGVRTSMMLVGTLTGIGSLRVFTEIYMLGGSTGGPGGADRTLPFYIRDVGLDPLTGNAGYGAAVSVALFALTLGLTLLAQRLTKEDEA, encoded by the coding sequence ATGGCCGTACGCCCCCTGCGCACTCTCGACAAGGCGCCCGCCCCCACCTCCCCGGGGGCGGGCGCCCCGCGCCCCGGCGCTTCCCCCGCGCCACCTCCGCCGGGGCCGTTGCGCCGTGTCCTCCGCTCCGTGACGCCCGGCCCGGCGCCGGACGCGGGGGGCGCGGCGCTCTACCGCAAGTGGTGGCTGCCCTGGCTGTGGATGGCCCCGGCCGTCGTCGGCGTCACGGTCTTCGGCGTGTGGCCGTTCCTCAACACGCTCATCCTGTCCTTCACCGACGCCAAACCCCTCGGCGGCGCCGCGGGCTTCGTGGGCCTGGAGAACTACACCCGGATGTTCGGCGACTCGGACTTCTGGCTCGCCACCCGCAACAGCGTGCTGTACGCGGTGATCGTCGTCCCCCTGATGGTGCTGCTGCCGCTGATGCTGGCCGTACTGGTCGAGAAGAACCTGCCCGGCATCGGCTTCTTCCGCTCGGCCTTCTACACCCCCGTGCTCGCCTCCAGCGTGGTCGTCGGCCTGAGCTGGCAGTGGCTGCTGAGCGACCAGGGCCTGGTCAACACCTGGCTGCAGAAAGGCCACTTGATCAAAGAGGCCATCCCCTTCCTGTCCGACTCATGGCTGATCCTGCTCTCGGCGATGGGCCTGACGCTGTGGAAGGGCCTCGGCTGGTACATGATCTTCTACCTGGCCGCCCTCGGAAACGTCCCGAAGGAACTGCACGAAGCCGCCGCCGTGGACGGCGCGGGCGCCGTCCGCCGCTTCTGGCACGTCACCATGCCCGGCGTCCGTACGTCGATGATGCTGGTCGGCACGCTCACCGGCATCGGCTCGCTGCGGGTCTTCACCGAGATCTACATGCTCGGCGGCTCCACCGGCGGCCCCGGCGGCGCCGACCGCACGCTCCCCTTCTACATCCGCGACGTAGGCCTCGACCCCCTCACCGGCAACGCCGGCTACGGCGCCGCCGTCTCCGTAGCCCTGTTCGCACTCACCCTTGGCCTCACGCTGCTCGCCCAGCGCCTGACAAAGGAGGACGAGGCATGA
- a CDS encoding carbohydrate ABC transporter permease, with translation MTTTTAVVKRRRLMPRWRDYGRPRELIVRYLLLLFVLGITVGPLLWQLLSSLKGAGEDVFGAGASLFPQDPSLRAYRQVFDQVPVWTYIRNSFFVAVISITSQLVFSTMAGYMLSKPAWKGRKLVWVLLMASMMFPFESIMVSLFLSIRDLGLVDNLVGVWLPGFVAAINVLIMRAAFLAVPREIEDAAMLDGAGEWKRFRYLYLPSAYGAILVVTINTFISAWDDFLWPLIVLRSEDHFTLTLGLARLSSSSFGYDQRMVMAGSVISVIPVLILFVITQRWFYRGVSSGAVKL, from the coding sequence ATGACGACTACGACTGCCGTCGTGAAACGCCGCCGCCTGATGCCCCGCTGGCGAGACTACGGCCGCCCCCGCGAACTCATCGTCCGCTACCTGCTGTTGCTGTTCGTCCTGGGCATCACCGTCGGCCCGCTGCTGTGGCAACTGCTGTCATCCCTCAAGGGCGCGGGCGAGGACGTCTTCGGCGCGGGCGCCTCCCTCTTCCCCCAGGACCCGTCCCTACGGGCCTACCGCCAGGTCTTCGACCAGGTCCCGGTGTGGACGTACATCAGGAACAGCTTCTTCGTCGCCGTCATCTCCATCACCAGCCAGCTCGTCTTCTCCACGATGGCCGGCTACATGCTCTCCAAGCCCGCCTGGAAGGGGCGCAAGCTGGTGTGGGTGCTGCTGATGGCGTCCATGATGTTCCCCTTCGAGTCGATCATGGTCTCGCTGTTCCTCAGCATCCGCGACCTGGGCCTGGTGGACAACCTCGTCGGCGTCTGGCTCCCCGGCTTCGTAGCCGCCATCAACGTCCTCATCATGCGCGCGGCGTTCCTGGCCGTCCCGCGCGAGATCGAGGACGCGGCGATGCTGGACGGGGCTGGCGAGTGGAAGCGATTCCGCTATCTGTACCTGCCGTCGGCATACGGCGCGATCCTCGTCGTCACCATCAACACCTTCATCAGCGCCTGGGACGACTTCCTCTGGCCCCTGATCGTCCTCCGCTCGGAGGACCACTTCACGCTGACGCTGGGTCTGGCGCGGCTGTCCTCCTCGTCGTTCGGGTACGACCAGCGGATGGTGATGGCGGGGTCGGTGATCTCGGTGATTCCGGTGCTGATTCTGTTTGTGATCACGCAGCGGTGGTTCTATCGGGGGGTTTCTTCGGGGGCCGTGAAGCTCTGA